A single Lactuca sativa cultivar Salinas chromosome 8, Lsat_Salinas_v11, whole genome shotgun sequence DNA region contains:
- the LOC111916851 gene encoding uncharacterized protein LOC111916851, producing the protein MGRKLDALLGRKFKTSKLKTTVNLAISRLSLLKNNRLARVTITISDVIQLLRLNHHQQALLQIEQVIKDQNMLDVYDMIHTYCYLLIQMINLVDQVNECPKELEDAVSNLLYAAPRCGEFPELQKIRVILTRRFGKEFANDASELRRNCGVSQKMIQKLSPAQSTLECRMKMLTGIAKENGVILQLEISSSEIRKEKVMEKKKFGKKISFFKSKKYKDATQDAFEAEAYVSAAAKTSTELTRSESFASDDSDSDSNGNELCYSAKDYNTLEVQQVNVRK; encoded by the exons ATGGGAAGAAAGCTTGATGCTCTCCTTGGTCGGAAATTCAAAACATCAAAGCTTAAAACCACCGTAAACCTCGCCATCTCCCGCCTCTCACTCCTAAAAAACAACCGCCTTGCAAGAGTCACAATTACCATCTCCGATGTCATCCAACTCCTCCGCCTTAACCACCACCAACAAGCCCTCCTTCAG ATTGAGCAAGTGATCAAGGACCAAAACATGTTGGATGTGTATGACATGATACATACCTATTGTTATCTCCTCATACAAATGATCAACCTCGTAGACCAAGTCAA TGAATGTCCAAAAGAATTGGAAGATGCAGTATCAAATCTATTATATGCGGCTCCAAGATGTGGGGAGTTTCCAGAACTTCAAAAGATACGTGTGATTTTAACAAGGCGTTTTGGAAAGGAATTCGCTAATGATGCTAGCGAGTTACGAAGAAATTGTGGAGTTAGTCAAAAG ATGATACAAAAACTGTCACCCGCACAATCGACTTTGGAGTGCAGAATGAAGATGCTTACGGGCATTGCCAAAGAGAATGGTGTAATTTTGCAACTAGAGATATCTTCTTCCGAAATAAGAAAG GAGAAAGTGATGGAGAAAAAGAAATTTGGAAAGAAGATAAGCTTTTTTAAGTCGAAAAAATATAAAGATGCAACGCAAGATGCTTTTGAAGCAGAGGCTTATGTTTCAGCTGCCGCCAAAACATCAACCGAACTCACTCGCTCGGAATCATTTGCTTCAGATGATTCAGATTCAGATTCAAACGGAAATGAATTGTGTTATTCTGCTAAAGATTATAATACTTTAGAAGTGCAACAAGTAAATGTAAGAAAATAA